A window of Candidatus Aegiribacteria sp. contains these coding sequences:
- a CDS encoding lamin tail domain-containing protein yields the protein MLLFSIFISLVIAAPGDIVISEIMYNPDGPTLGPDDRYEWIELCNVGVIPLQLDGMMLSDGGNQLFFKDFLLEASARVIVAADEPSFSEAYGSSIAVIQWDGVWTKLSNSSDTLLLYSSTGEVLDELVYSDTWGLAEGDTTRSEADGRGSSLEKINLSAANDEDNWMPSVDWACPDTDPETGDPVCWGTPGGVNSQE from the coding sequence GTGCTGCTTTTTTCAATATTCATTTCACTTGTGATAGCTGCGCCGGGAGATATTGTTATCAGCGAAATCATGTACAATCCGGATGGACCAACTCTCGGTCCTGATGATCGGTACGAATGGATTGAACTGTGTAATGTCGGAGTTATTCCACTGCAGCTTGATGGAATGATGCTCAGCGATGGAGGGAATCAGCTATTTTTCAAGGATTTCCTGCTGGAAGCGTCAGCTCGGGTTATTGTAGCGGCAGATGAACCGTCATTTTCGGAAGCGTATGGATCCTCTATCGCAGTTATCCAATGGGATGGAGTATGGACGAAGCTTTCCAATTCAAGTGATACTCTTCTCCTTTATTCGTCTACAGGAGAAGTTCTGGATGAACTTGTTTATTCAGATACCTGGGGCCTTGCCGAAGGAGACACAACAAGAAGCGAAGCCGATGGCAGGGGTTCCTCCCTGGAGAAAATCAACCTCTCTGCGGCGAATGATGAAGATAACTGGATGCCCTCAGTTGACTGGGCATGTCCCGACACAGATCCTGAAACCGGAGATCCTGTTTGCTGGGGCACTCCCGGAGGTGTAAACAGCCAGGAGTGA
- a CDS encoding CotH kinase family protein encodes MLISASIIDAEVPSYNIICDQNEFDNMILNWDEEIEINCTVEKDGALYQNVRMRIRGDSSRRYPKKSFRITFSITQPLDSRQKWNFNAEYLDRSYMHSYLFAFIMSRLDYPCFSVDYARMYVNDEYRGLYMRTAPYDSLSLVENSLDPECNLYKASMDGSCLSAYDNVEEVWTKASCASSGWNDLYQLIEDLDTLSSDNYLEFAAERFDMNDLLTIIAVNWLTSNFSTYYHNYYLYHDVWNTGMWTMLPWDVDKTFDSYEYGLYTWGANINWPDNPLVDKLLLNDYLLALAFQRLDEICLQVFNTNTLFNVIDSLAIELEDAVSEDTYDDIADIDEFYEAIEILKYVPIEQRPASLHGQYDDCPRPFATTSNQTCASPDLFASWNHAFDPDGDPVTYTLRVRRFPIPGHPDSTMVEYTGLTDTCITISGLPAGNYAWDVKAVSTWRYTVAFNQYMPFTVVLDYTALSGTLSGQTFLTSANSPYIINGDILIPSGSTVSIEQGTVLRFNEDCSVICQGNLYAEGSPGDSVVFCANMENKPWGGIMLTGGEAEFTYTVFSGSDGFSAGSQYRACIESDKADLIFESCFFGNNRGCLHLSGGTVYMNNCDLTGWNSAELFYIKNGKSATILNSSFGNMTNPPSSHHDGVEFQDCLTGEYLVKNCEVFNIEGDAFDANSSTLILKDNRVWNVEDKGFSIGIGAVGSEISNVTLTGNIVTDCYTAIAVKDGSFAEITDCTICNCDIGVRAYRKTTGSTGGNATVTNSIFDSNSTVFSIENGSILAVSYSLTGRNEPWAGEGNIANNPEFAGWGDYHLSYNSPCIDTGSPLIEDPDGTISDMGAVFFPQIFDGLVINEIQSVNDNTVADSYGEYDDWFEIYNGSGYDCDLSWVYMSDDPCDLAVYQFPPGTTVPSGSYLVVWADEHQWQSGCHLPFRLSGNGDSLYLSRQPAGSQMDIITFLDSDAPRLIDFKYFGAIPPDVSFGRIPDGGAEWSILEFCTPGWSNSIPHVDTGYLQVSNPFPNPVFSSSVTLDITVDAGQTVVSVYDLAGRLVDVIMDRYLETGEHRLHWDTLQGWGGYVPTGVYLIHVRHAAGLSESRKIVILNE; translated from the coding sequence ATGTTGATTTCAGCTTCTATCATAGATGCTGAAGTCCCTTCTTACAATATCATCTGCGATCAGAATGAATTCGATAATATGATCTTGAACTGGGATGAAGAAATTGAGATCAATTGTACTGTTGAGAAGGATGGTGCATTGTACCAGAATGTTAGAATGAGGATCAGAGGAGATTCTTCACGCAGATATCCAAAAAAATCCTTCAGAATAACATTTTCCATAACTCAACCTCTGGACAGTCGACAGAAATGGAATTTCAACGCTGAGTACCTTGATCGTTCGTACATGCATTCTTATCTGTTTGCCTTTATCATGAGCAGGCTGGATTACCCATGTTTCAGTGTTGACTACGCCAGGATGTATGTAAACGATGAGTACCGCGGACTATACATGAGAACAGCACCGTACGATTCCCTGTCCCTTGTCGAAAACTCACTTGATCCTGAGTGTAATCTGTACAAGGCATCAATGGATGGTTCATGCCTCAGTGCTTACGATAACGTCGAAGAAGTATGGACTAAAGCATCATGTGCATCGTCAGGATGGAATGACCTATACCAGCTGATAGAAGATCTGGATACTCTTTCTTCCGATAATTATCTGGAATTTGCTGCAGAACGATTTGATATGAATGATCTGTTGACCATTATCGCGGTGAACTGGCTTACATCCAATTTCAGTACATACTATCACAATTACTATCTTTACCATGATGTATGGAACACGGGAATGTGGACGATGCTCCCGTGGGATGTAGATAAAACTTTCGACAGCTATGAATACGGGCTTTATACCTGGGGAGCGAATATAAACTGGCCCGATAATCCTCTAGTGGATAAACTGCTTCTGAACGACTATCTTCTTGCACTGGCATTTCAGCGCCTTGATGAAATATGCTTGCAGGTATTCAACACAAATACGCTTTTCAATGTAATAGATTCTCTCGCCATTGAACTGGAAGACGCTGTTTCAGAAGATACTTATGATGATATTGCTGATATTGATGAGTTCTATGAAGCAATCGAAATCTTGAAATATGTTCCTATCGAACAAAGACCAGCCAGCCTTCACGGTCAATATGACGATTGTCCAAGACCATTTGCAACTACCAGTAATCAAACCTGCGCAAGTCCTGATCTTTTTGCTTCGTGGAATCATGCCTTTGATCCCGATGGAGATCCAGTTACATATACGCTGAGAGTGAGAAGATTCCCCATACCGGGACATCCGGATTCAACCATGGTAGAATATACGGGGCTTACGGATACATGCATTACTATATCAGGGCTCCCGGCAGGTAATTACGCCTGGGATGTCAAAGCGGTATCAACCTGGCGATATACCGTGGCTTTCAACCAGTACATGCCTTTTACGGTAGTGCTTGACTACACCGCGCTTTCAGGAACTCTGTCGGGTCAAACTTTTCTGACTTCGGCGAATTCTCCATACATAATCAACGGTGACATTTTAATTCCTTCGGGAAGCACAGTTTCTATTGAACAGGGTACGGTACTCAGATTCAATGAGGACTGCAGCGTAATCTGTCAGGGGAATCTTTATGCGGAAGGTTCTCCCGGTGATTCGGTCGTGTTCTGCGCCAATATGGAAAACAAACCCTGGGGCGGGATAATGCTTACGGGTGGAGAAGCGGAGTTTACATATACAGTGTTCTCAGGGTCTGATGGTTTCAGTGCAGGAAGTCAGTACAGAGCCTGTATTGAATCCGATAAGGCTGATTTGATATTTGAATCCTGTTTCTTCGGGAATAATCGGGGATGTCTCCATTTATCAGGAGGTACTGTCTACATGAATAATTGCGATCTTACAGGATGGAATTCCGCAGAATTGTTTTACATAAAAAATGGAAAATCGGCCACTATACTGAACAGCAGTTTCGGCAACATGACCAATCCGCCATCTTCACACCATGATGGAGTTGAATTTCAAGATTGTTTAACAGGGGAATATCTGGTAAAAAACTGTGAAGTATTCAACATAGAAGGGGACGCCTTCGATGCCAACAGCAGCACACTTATCCTTAAGGATAACAGGGTCTGGAACGTTGAGGACAAAGGCTTTTCCATTGGAATCGGTGCCGTTGGAAGTGAAATATCCAATGTAACACTTACCGGCAACATAGTAACGGACTGTTACACCGCTATAGCTGTCAAGGATGGTTCCTTTGCCGAAATAACCGACTGTACTATCTGCAATTGCGATATTGGAGTAAGAGCTTACAGAAAAACCACGGGGTCAACCGGGGGAAACGCAACTGTGACGAATTCAATATTCGATTCTAATTCAACTGTATTCAGTATAGAAAATGGTTCGATCTTAGCAGTAAGCTACAGCCTGACAGGAAGAAACGAACCGTGGGCAGGTGAGGGCAATATTGCGAATAACCCCGAGTTCGCCGGATGGGGTGATTATCACCTTTCGTACAACTCACCCTGTATTGATACCGGATCCCCGCTGATTGAAGATCCTGATGGTACCATATCCGATATGGGAGCGGTGTTCTTTCCCCAGATATTCGATGGATTGGTCATCAACGAGATTCAATCGGTGAATGATAATACAGTAGCAGACAGTTACGGCGAGTACGACGACTGGTTCGAGATCTACAACGGCTCCGGATACGACTGTGACCTCAGCTGGGTATACATGTCGGATGATCCCTGCGATCTTGCAGTATACCAGTTCCCACCTGGAACAACGGTGCCTTCGGGAAGTTATCTTGTTGTATGGGCTGATGAACACCAGTGGCAGAGTGGATGTCACCTGCCTTTCCGTCTTTCTGGTAATGGAGACAGTCTCTACTTATCAAGACAGCCTGCGGGAAGTCAGATGGACATCATTACTTTCCTTGATAGTGATGCTCCCAGACTTATTGATTTCAAGTATTTCGGAGCCATCCCTCCCGATGTTTCTTTCGGTAGAATCCCGGATGGAGGGGCGGAGTGGAGTATACTTGAATTCTGCACTCCAGGGTGGTCGAACTCCATTCCACATGTGGATACGGGTTACCTTCAGGTTTCGAACCCATTTCCCAATCCGGTTTTTTCAAGCTCCGTGACCCTGGATATAACAGTCGATGCCGGCCAGACGGTGGTTTCTGTGTACGATCTTGCGGGAAGGCTTGTGGATGTCATTATGGACAGGTACCTTGAAACGGGAGAACACAGACTGCACTGGGATACGCTTCAGGGCTGGGGCGGTTATGTCCCGACAGGAGTTTACCTGATTCATGTGCGCCATGCAGCAGGGCTGTCGGAAAGCAGGAAAATTGTTATTCTTAATGAATAA
- a CDS encoding polyphosphate polymerase domain-containing protein, protein MRMDDAPRLHFHRYEFKYLISGSTLSGILRELELRLDRDIHSDTTGSYFVRSHYFDTDSFDLFYEKLAGLRKRYKFRLRSYSSTARYSNPLFLELKGRTDSLVYKHRLLLDPGAIEKSMRNGTIHFAELLLDTHESSRTGSRFVFDAFRKRISPSVVVDYHRTAFENRANPDFRVTLDREILAYRAGSNGHPAGNCHLISDGSTVLEIKFRYHLPAWFHRLIQEFELKRISFSKFAYATDVVYMNTYYSNLDRVLERRPACLN, encoded by the coding sequence ATGAGAATGGACGATGCTCCCAGACTGCATTTTCACAGGTACGAATTCAAGTATCTGATTTCCGGAAGTACATTGTCGGGAATACTCCGCGAACTTGAGCTTCGGCTCGATCGGGATATTCACTCGGATACTACCGGGAGCTATTTTGTAAGAAGTCACTACTTCGATACTGACAGTTTCGACCTTTTCTATGAGAAACTTGCGGGGTTGCGGAAACGGTACAAATTCCGCCTGAGAAGCTATTCATCCACAGCACGGTATTCCAACCCGCTTTTTCTTGAACTCAAGGGCAGGACTGACAGCCTGGTTTACAAACACAGGCTGCTTCTGGATCCCGGGGCCATCGAGAAATCAATGAGAAATGGAACAATACATTTTGCAGAACTTCTGCTTGATACCCATGAGTCAAGCAGAACCGGCAGTAGATTTGTGTTCGACGCGTTCAGAAAAAGGATTTCACCCAGCGTGGTAGTTGACTATCATAGAACAGCCTTTGAGAACAGGGCAAACCCGGATTTCAGGGTTACGCTGGATAGGGAAATTCTGGCTTACAGGGCGGGCAGCAACGGACATCCCGCTGGTAACTGCCATTTAATATCCGATGGTTCAACCGTACTCGAGATCAAATTCCGGTACCATCTTCCGGCCTGGTTTCACCGTCTTATCCAGGAATTCGAGCTGAAACGAATCTCTTTTTCCAAATTTGCGTATGCTACAGATGTTGTTTATATGAATACGTACTACTCGAATCTTGATCGAGTTCTCGAAAGGAGACCGGCTTGTCTGAACTGA
- a CDS encoding DUF4956 domain-containing protein, which produces MSELTQWFTQSTEELGYSPLSVIINLVLALCAGLIIGVIYKKTHKGLSYSQSFVITLVLMCITVSAVMMVIGSNLARAFALVGALTIVRFRTVVKDTKDTAFIFFALTEGIASGTGNYILAVFSTFFIGTVAMILSKTNFGSINRSEFILRFRFNRESGDEQAYIDFILERASKSTIIHIEPSSDGVYLTLTYDLSLKSGINSQDIVTGLSSIHGIDNINLVAATNDIDY; this is translated from the coding sequence TTGTCTGAACTGACCCAGTGGTTCACGCAGAGTACAGAGGAGCTTGGATACAGTCCGTTATCTGTAATTATCAACCTCGTACTCGCCCTCTGCGCGGGACTCATTATCGGCGTTATATACAAAAAAACTCACAAAGGGCTTTCCTACTCCCAGTCGTTCGTAATAACCCTGGTACTGATGTGTATTACGGTAAGCGCGGTGATGATGGTTATAGGAAGCAATCTGGCCAGGGCTTTTGCTCTCGTCGGAGCATTGACCATCGTCCGGTTCAGAACTGTAGTCAAAGATACCAAGGATACGGCCTTCATCTTCTTCGCACTGACGGAAGGGATAGCTTCTGGTACGGGCAACTACATTCTAGCGGTATTCTCCACATTCTTCATCGGTACCGTCGCGATGATTCTCTCGAAGACCAACTTCGGTTCAATAAACAGGAGTGAATTCATTCTCAGATTCCGGTTCAACAGGGAATCCGGCGATGAGCAGGCATACATTGATTTCATTTTGGAGAGGGCCAGTAAAAGTACGATCATACATATTGAACCATCCAGCGATGGGGTGTATCTTACGTTAACTTATGACCTGTCGCTGAAATCCGGAATTAACTCACAGGATATTGTAACCGGACTGAGCAGCATCCATGGAATAGATAATATAAACCTGGTTGCGGCCACCAACGACATAGACTACTGA